One Tamlana carrageenivorans genomic region harbors:
- a CDS encoding DUF4372 domain-containing protein, which produces MNKSKNFSGQPIIKQVLNFILPKDVHRTAKKHNSDRYTKKFTTYEHLATMVFTVISGCSSLREVSSIMLACEGKINHLGLTDFPKRSTLSDANRRRSSEVFADIYHLLYKRYHRFLSDSRPLEPAVKNLKIVDSSTIPLFSDILKGVGRNPLNSKKKGGIKMHTMINAMEDVPCLIKFSSAATHDHAFSLRRIAFWHEKHQKVYEFITNNYDLDADKIADIYKNRWQIETMFKRLKQNFPLKYFLGDNQNAIEIQIWVSLIIQLIMLVIQRKTQRNWAYSNMMSVIRYHLMTYIDLFKFLKNPEANWEEITTKNIGQLSLFDP; this is translated from the coding sequence ATGAATAAAAGTAAAAACTTTAGCGGACAACCCATAATCAAACAGGTATTAAATTTCATTTTGCCCAAAGATGTTCATCGGACAGCCAAAAAGCACAACAGCGATCGCTATACCAAAAAGTTTACCACCTATGAGCATTTGGCCACTATGGTATTTACCGTGATCAGTGGCTGTAGCTCACTTCGTGAGGTTTCCAGTATTATGCTTGCCTGCGAGGGAAAGATCAACCATCTAGGACTCACGGACTTTCCAAAACGCAGTACCTTGTCAGATGCTAACAGGAGAAGAAGCTCTGAAGTATTTGCCGATATTTATCATTTACTCTACAAACGTTACCATCGCTTTTTATCGGACAGCAGACCCTTAGAACCTGCAGTGAAGAACCTTAAAATCGTTGATTCCTCGACCATACCCCTATTTAGTGACATTCTTAAAGGTGTAGGAAGGAACCCGCTCAACAGCAAAAAGAAAGGAGGTATCAAGATGCATACTATGATAAACGCCATGGAAGACGTTCCTTGTCTGATTAAGTTTTCAAGCGCGGCCACGCACGACCACGCTTTTTCCCTGAGGAGAATCGCTTTTTGGCACGAAAAGCACCAAAAAGTTTATGAGTTCATCACTAATAATTATGATCTTGATGCAGACAAAATAGCCGACATCTATAAAAATAGGTGGCAGATTGAGACGATGTTCAAGCGGCTTAAACAGAACTTTCCGCTAAAGTATTTTTTGGGAGACAATCAAAATGCCATCGAAATACAAATCTGGGTCAGTTTGATAATCCAGCTCATTATGCTTGTGATCCAAAGAAAAACCCAAAGAAACTGGGCTTATTCCAATATGATGTCCGTCATACGATACCATTTGATGACATATATCGATTTGTTCAAATTCCTGAAAAACCCAGAAGCTAATTGGGAAGAGATTACAACCAAAAACATTGGGCAATTAAGCCTTTTTGACCCATAA
- a CDS encoding DEAD/DEAH box helicase, which yields MSFKDLKLNRPILRAVAEAGYDNPTLVQEKTIPLILEKKDMIVSAQTGTGKTASFALPILQSLFDRQDAPKKGKQVKALIVSPTRELASQISDNFNKYSTYTNLRTAVVYGGISIEPQKEVLKKGVDILIATPGRLLDLHKQDIVNLDYVETLVLDEADLMLDMGFIDDVKKIERLCTKEKQILLFSATIPYKVEQLANLILNNPERIEVAQNASTSKNVNQLLYYVPKRNKIELCLHLLRNTIKGHIIIFRRTKFGVEKLEQTLLKNGYKVESIHGDKSQTARQDALSKFKNRDANILIATDVAARGIDINDLDAVINFDLPNIPETYVHRIGRTARAGNTGVAYSLCSADEKTYVQTIQQLIQIQLDVIEDHPYPLDPKAKPIVHKSKKTGSKHKKGRKSEASKKKKKRWY from the coding sequence ATGTCATTTAAAGATTTAAAACTCAACAGGCCAATTTTAAGAGCTGTAGCTGAAGCTGGATATGATAATCCGACTTTAGTTCAAGAAAAAACCATCCCTTTAATATTAGAAAAAAAGGATATGATTGTTTCGGCTCAAACCGGAACAGGGAAAACAGCTTCCTTTGCTCTGCCTATACTTCAATCTTTATTTGACCGACAAGATGCCCCAAAAAAAGGTAAACAAGTAAAAGCCCTCATTGTAAGCCCTACCAGAGAATTGGCATCACAAATTAGCGACAACTTTAATAAATATAGCACCTATACTAATTTAAGAACAGCGGTTGTTTACGGTGGTATTTCAATTGAACCTCAAAAGGAAGTTTTAAAAAAAGGAGTCGATATTTTAATAGCAACTCCAGGTCGATTATTAGATTTACACAAACAAGATATTGTCAATTTAGATTATGTTGAAACGCTTGTTTTAGATGAAGCCGATTTGATGTTAGACATGGGTTTTATTGATGATGTTAAAAAAATTGAACGCCTTTGCACCAAAGAAAAACAAATTTTACTTTTTTCGGCAACTATTCCATACAAGGTAGAACAATTAGCAAATTTAATATTAAATAACCCTGAACGTATTGAAGTTGCTCAGAACGCTTCAACCTCAAAAAATGTTAATCAATTGCTTTATTATGTGCCTAAACGCAATAAAATTGAGTTGTGTTTACACTTACTAAGAAATACGATTAAAGGCCATATTATCATTTTCAGACGTACCAAATTTGGCGTTGAAAAACTGGAACAAACCTTGCTTAAAAATGGTTATAAAGTAGAAAGTATCCACGGTGACAAAAGTCAGACTGCAAGACAGGATGCTTTAAGTAAATTCAAAAATAGGGATGCTAATATTTTAATAGCTACCGATGTTGCAGCGCGTGGCATTGACATCAATGATTTAGATGCTGTTATTAACTTTGATTTACCAAATATCCCTGAAACCTATGTCCATCGTATTGGACGAACGGCTAGAGCGGGTAATACAGGCGTAGCATATTCGCTGTGTTCTGCTGATGAGAAGACTTATGTACAAACCATACAACAGCTCATTCAAATCCAATTAGACGTTATTGAAGACCACCCATATCCATTAGACCCCAAGGCCAAGCCTATTGTTCATAAATCCAAAAAAACGGGAAGTAAACACAAAAAAGGGCGAAAAAGTGAGGCTTCAAAAAAGAAAAAGAAACGCTGGTATTAA
- a CDS encoding putative porin yields MIVTLKVHTKKRNLQFTTLVLVSIFLFCTNVIGAQAKRLGTTSQDSVRTFKPNEGLGNKKTKKIKGDIDQYQIISHENDTTFVDTTLSIQKDYKFNYLRKDNFGLIPFSNLGQTYNTLSYNFESTQLMPLFGARARHFNYMEVEDINYYRVPTPLTELFMKTAFEQGQLVDSFFTANMTPGFNFSIAYKGLRSLGKYQHLLTSTGNFRFTFNYATKNNRYNARGHWVTQDLMNQENGGLDEASVLNFESGNPEYSDRSILEVGFEDAENIIVGKRYHFDHNYKIIKQNDSVAKNTLTVNHVISAESKYYQYVQATANTEYFGSAFNASNLSDKVTLKTLYNQLQLNYSNNLIGDIQFNASNTYYNYGYDQLVLVNGETIINRLKGSVTAIGGKYHKRYRRFDLVGDIGVNVAGDFEGNYLKGVASFKLNKDIEAVASINHSAKAPNFNTLLYQSNYLTYNWHNDFSNIETQQLAFKLNSDKWVDISVDFTSIGNYIYFTENPTSGQIAPFQNDKTISYLRLRLGKEFRVGKFALNNTIEYQKVDDESGVFNVPEFNTRNTLYFSSHLFNKALFLQTGLTFNYFTKYYMNAYNPVLAEFYVQNIREFGNFPRFDYFINAKIRQTRLFLKAEHFNSSFTGNNFYSAPNNPYRDFTVRFGVVWNFFL; encoded by the coding sequence ATGATTGTAACGTTAAAAGTGCATACTAAAAAAAGGAATCTACAATTTACTACCCTAGTTTTAGTATCCATATTTCTTTTTTGTACCAACGTTATAGGGGCGCAAGCAAAACGTCTAGGCACGACGAGTCAAGATTCTGTTCGTACTTTTAAACCTAATGAAGGCCTAGGAAATAAAAAAACAAAAAAAATAAAGGGAGATATCGACCAATATCAAATCATATCGCATGAGAATGATACGACTTTTGTAGATACCACTCTCAGTATTCAAAAAGATTATAAGTTTAATTATCTTAGAAAAGATAATTTCGGATTGATTCCTTTTTCAAACCTAGGCCAAACCTACAATACCTTAAGTTATAATTTTGAAAGCACCCAGTTAATGCCATTATTTGGTGCGCGAGCAAGGCACTTTAACTATATGGAGGTAGAAGATATTAATTATTATCGCGTGCCTACACCGTTAACAGAGCTTTTCATGAAAACTGCTTTTGAACAAGGGCAGCTTGTCGATTCTTTTTTTACCGCAAACATGACCCCTGGCTTTAATTTTTCAATAGCCTATAAAGGGCTGCGTTCTTTAGGGAAATACCAGCATCTATTAACAAGTACAGGAAATTTTAGATTTACTTTTAATTATGCCACTAAAAATAACCGTTATAATGCCCGGGGTCATTGGGTTACGCAAGATTTAATGAATCAAGAAAATGGAGGGCTAGACGAAGCTAGTGTGCTTAATTTTGAAAGTGGAAACCCCGAGTATTCCGACCGTTCCATTTTAGAAGTTGGTTTTGAAGATGCCGAAAATATCATAGTAGGTAAACGTTATCATTTCGATCATAACTATAAAATTATTAAGCAAAACGATTCTGTTGCCAAAAACACCTTAACAGTTAATCATGTAATATCTGCCGAAAGCAAATATTACCAGTACGTACAAGCAACTGCAAATACCGAGTATTTTGGGAGTGCTTTCAATGCTAGTAATCTGTCGGATAAAGTCACTCTTAAAACCTTATATAATCAGTTACAGTTAAATTATAGTAACAATTTAATTGGCGATATTCAGTTTAATGCGAGTAATACTTATTATAATTATGGTTACGATCAGTTGGTGTTGGTTAACGGTGAAACCATTATTAATAGATTAAAAGGAAGTGTGACTGCTATAGGAGGGAAGTATCATAAACGTTATCGTAGATTTGATTTAGTTGGTGATATTGGAGTTAATGTTGCAGGAGACTTCGAAGGAAATTATTTAAAAGGAGTCGCGTCCTTTAAACTGAATAAAGATATTGAAGCAGTTGCTTCTATCAACCATAGTGCTAAAGCGCCAAATTTTAATACTTTATTATATCAAAGCAATTACTTAACCTACAATTGGCACAACGATTTTTCTAATATCGAAACCCAGCAATTGGCTTTTAAATTAAATTCCGATAAATGGGTTGATATTTCAGTCGATTTTACTTCTATAGGCAATTATATTTATTTTACAGAAAACCCAACTTCAGGGCAGATAGCTCCATTTCAAAACGACAAAACCATAAGTTATTTAAGACTGCGATTAGGAAAAGAATTTCGAGTAGGAAAGTTTGCGCTTAATAATACCATAGAATATCAAAAAGTAGACGATGAGAGTGGCGTTTTTAATGTCCCAGAATTCAATACTCGAAATACTTTGTATTTTTCTAGTCATTTGTTTAATAAAGCCTTGTTCTTGCAAACAGGATTAACCTTTAATTACTTTACAAAGTATTATATGAATGCCTATAATCCGGTTTTGGCAGAATTCTATGTTCAAAACATCAGAGAATTTGGAAACTTTCCAAGGTTCGACTACTTTATAAATGCTAAAATTCGGCAAACCCGCCTTTTCTTAAAGGCAGAACACTTCAATTCTTCATTTACAGGGAATAACTTTTATTCGGCACCAAATAATCCATACCGCGATTTTACTGTACGCTTCGGTGTGGTCTGGAATTTCTTCTTATAA